In the Elusimicrobiota bacterium genome, CTAGCGCCTTGATATAAAACCCGCTGCTCAATTCGGCGGATTGACAGGGCCTTTCCCCTGTGCTACCATCCCCACACTTCACTCATTTTCGATGAAAAACAGAGGCGTTTACAACCCATGAGTATAAAATTCGGCACGTCCGGTTGGCGGGGCATTTTAGCTGACGAGGTGACCTTTCCCCGGTTACGCGTTTTGGTTCAAGCCATCGCGGATTATCTTCGGGAAGAGAAATTGCACAATCGTCGTGTGGTGATCGGATACGACACGCGTTTCCTCTCGGAAGATTTGGCCCGGACCGCCGCAAGTGTTTTGGCCGCGAACGGTATGGAATCCCTTTTGTGTGTTCGGGACACACCAACCCCTGTCGTGGCGTTCGAAGTCTTGCATCAAAAGGCCGCGGGGGGGGTTACGATCACGGCTAGCCACAACCCACCCACGTATTCAGGCTTGAAGTTTAACTCCACGTGGGGGGGGCCGGCACTTCCGGAAACCACACATCGTATTGAAGTTGCTTGTGACCCCTATTTGGCGGGGGAAGCGCAACCTAAAACGGGGCGAGAAGCTGTGGGGTTAAAAAAACGATTGATTGTTCCCCATGACCCGATGCCCGGCTACTTGAAACAGCTGGAAAGTCTTGTGGATCGCAATCTTTTGAAGAAAGGAAAGATTCGCGTGGTGGTGGATTCCCTTTGGGGAACTGGCCGAGGCTATTTGGACGAATTTTTATCTCGCTCGGGGGTTCACGTGACATCGATCCATAACCACCGGGATGTCCTTTTTGGGGGCCATAGCCCATCTCCCGATCTGGAAAATCTGAAAGAATTAAGCGCCACCCTGACCCAACAGAAGGCTCACCTGGGGCTGGCCACGGATGGCGACGCGGATCGGTTCGGAATCATGGATGTTGATGGAAGTTTGTTAAGTCCTAACGAGTTTCTTCCCCTTCTCTTGGACCATTTAATCAAAACAAGGAAATGGAAGGGGGTGGTGGCTCGGAGCGTAATGACCTCCCATTTTTTAGACGCGGTGGCTAAAAAATATGGCTTAACCGTTCAGGAAACAGCTGTTGGGTTCAAATACATTGGGGATGTGATGGTTCATGAAAACTCCGTGTATCCCTCTCGTGGTGGAAACTTCGTTTTGGGTGGTGAAGAATCTGGGGGGCTAACCATTCGTGGACATGTACCGGAGAAAGACGGTATTTTAGCTTGTCTACTGGCGGCGGAAATTGTGGCCGCCACGAAACGTCCTTTGCGGAAATCCATTGAAATGCTTCAAAAAGAAGTGGGGACTTTTCACACCCTGCGACTGAATTTCCATCTGCCCATTGAAAAGATGAATGAGCTGAGGGACAAACTGAATCACAAGCCCCCCACTCGATTAAACGAGTTTCCCGTTCGCCGAATTGTGGAAACGGATGGCCATAAATTCATCCTAACCGATGGAAGTTGGATCGGGGTTCGCCTGTCGGGAACGGAGCCCGTGGTTCGGGTTTATATAGAAACCCAAGATCCGTTGAAAATGAAAGCACTCGAAAAAGCCGGCCGCGTGTTGATTGGCCTTTCGCCGAATTTTAAATAATATAATCCTTTGGGAGAACTCTATGGCAAAGAAAAAAATCGCCCCCGTTAAGAGAATGAAGGCCAAAGGTCTAGGGACAGGACCAAAAGGGGTCCGCGTAGCGTCGGTTCATGCTCGAGAAATTTTGGATTCCCGGGGAAACCCAACGGTCGAAGTGGATGTTTTGCTTTCCGATGGATCGTGCGGACGCGCGGCTGTCCCCTCAGGGGCATCCACGGGAGCCCATGAAGCCTTGGAGTTGAGGGATGGGGACAAGGGACGTTTCGTCGGGAAGGGGGTCCTCAAAGCGGTCGAAAATGTGAATAAGGTTTTGGCCCGGGTTCTGCGAGGCATGGACCCGGCGGATCAACAGGCTTTAGATAAAGCGCTCTTGGCCGCTGATGGAACAGAAACCAAGTCGAAATTAGGAGCCAACGCCATCCTGGGCGTATCGATGGCCGCCGCACGGGCTTCCTCCGTTTCGAAGAAAATTCCTCTCCACGTGCACCTTCGGGAAACATTCAATATCAAGAGCAAACAATTTGTGTTGCCTGTTCCCCTGATGAATATCTTGAACGGAGGGGCACACGCGGACAACAACATTGATATGCAGGAGTTCATGATTGTTCCCGTGGTGGGAGGGACGTTCCGCGAATCGCTGCGGGCGGGGGCGGAAGTGTTTCACGCTTTAAAAAAAGTTTTGAAAGAAGGAAAACACAACACCAGCGTTGGTGACGAAGGCGGGTTTGCTCCCAACTTAAAATCCAATGAAGAAGCTGTGCAAGTGATTTTAACGGCCATTAAAAACGCCGGATACAAAGCGGGAAAGGACATCTTTTTGGCTTTGGATTGCGCGGCCAACGAATTCCATTCCAACGGACGCTATCGGTTGGAGGGCGAAATTGCGATTCGAGATCGATCGGCAGATGAGATGATCGATGTCTACTCCAAGTGGGTCAGCCAGTATCCCATCGTCTCAATTGAAGATGGGTTGGCCGAGGACGATTGGTCCGGCTGGAAGAGAATGACCGATAAAATGGGTCATAAGATTCAGATCGTTGGGGATGACCTCTTTGTGACCAATCCCACCCGTCTGGCCGAAGGGATTCGTCGGAATGTGGGGAACGCCATCTTGGTGAAAGTGAACCAGATCGGGAGTCTTTCGGAAACAGTGGAAGCCGTTCAAATGGCTCAGAAAGCGGGTTATGGAGCCATCATTTCCCACCGTTCGGGTGAAACAGAAGACGCCTTTATCGCGGACTTGGCGGTGGCCTTGAACGCCGGCCAAATTAAAACCGGTTCTGCCTCACGATCGGAACGGATTGCCAAATACAACCAATTGCTCCGCTTGGAAGAGTCCCTGGGTAAACGGGCCTCCTTCCCTGGTGCCTCGGCTTTTCAACGGGCCTAAACGTGCTCCGTGGGATCCTGCGCCGGCGCGCGCTATGGATCTTGTTGGGTGCCATCGCTGTTTCAGCGTTAATTTCGGGGGGAGCTATTCGGCTTTATTGGTGGCGTAGCCAGGAATTGAAAGATCTGGAGCGGCGACGTGTTGATTCTCAAGTGCGGGTTCGGTCTCTGGAAGCCCGTCGCCTGCGAGCGGAACAGGACGCTGAATTTATAGAAACGGTGGCCCGACGAGAGCTGGGGCTTATAGGTAAAAACGAAATCGAGTATCGTTTCGTCTCCCCAACGTCCACAGCTGCTTCAAAAGCGGGAAAACGTTAAAGACTCCCTTGCTGGAAAGGAGAACCCCCATGTCTGAAACCCTCTGTCCGAAGTGCAACGCCAAAGGCCATGTAAAGGTGAAACAATCCCGGTCAGACAAAGGGGTTGATTTGAAATATTTCGAGTGTTCTATCTGCCGAAGTCTTTGGACCAATTCGATCGATATCCTCCCCCTTCCCGTTGAAGCGTAGTTTTCCTTCGGGGGTGGATGGAAGGGGACCCCACCTGTTGTTACGGGATCGGCGCGAGCTTGGGGCCCGGGGGGTACAGCCCTCCGAAGCGATGCGGCAGTTTCAGTTGCTTCGAAACCCACCCCCACCTCCCTTTGTAATTCGTCCTTGCACCGCGGGGGACGGAATAGAACGGCTGACCCTTTCAGATCGCCGTCGCTTGGCCCGACTCGCTGGCGACGCCCTGCGCGCGGGCCGGTTTTCTCGGTTTGTGCCAGCTTCCGGTGCGGCGACCCGGCTCTTTAGCGACCTCCTTCAGTTGGATCAAGAAAGGAAAACCTCAGGAAATAATATCCGTTCTATCCTGAAAACCAATCAAAATTCGTTTGCGCGGTCTTCTGCCCATTTTTTCGCTTCGCTTCCCCGGTTTGCTCTTTATGAACCCCTTCGGCGGTTGTTGGGTGATCAGCGCTTGAACGTGGCGCGACTTTTGGCCGCCCAAAACTATGACCCTATTTTGGATGCTTTGATTCACCGAAAAGGGATGAATGTGACACGCCGGCCCAAAGGCCTCATCCCTTTTCATTGGGTAGGCCGGAAAGTGGTCAGTGCTTTTGAAGAACATCTCCGGGAAGCTCTTCCACTGAGAGATAAAAACCGTTCGGTTCGGGTCCATTTTACGGTGGCACGGGATTTCTTATCGGAAATAAAAAAGCTTGGACAAGAGAGGATTCGGTTCATTAAAAAACATTTTGGCATCACCGTGCGTCTCACGTTTAGTCTCCAAAACTCGGAAACGGATACCCTGGCTTTGGAGAGGGGGAAAGGACTTGTTCGTGGATTGGACGGTCGACTGCTTCTTCGTCCGGGGGGACACGGGGCCCTATTGAAAAATCTGGAAAAAACCCTGGGTGACATTGTCTTCATGAAGAATATTGATAACGTTCCTGTTTCCTCATTTCAGGCGGAAGGGAACGTGTGGCGCCAGGCGTTGGCGGGCCGTTTGATCGAAGTCCAGACGAGAGGGAACGCATGGGCTCGTGTTCTCGATCGGGGAGGGGCCTCTCGTTCCGAACGGATCGAAGCGGAAGAATTCATTCAAGTGACGCTGGGTCGGGTGATTCCCCGCTCTGTCCCTTTGCCCAAAAGAATTGCTTGGATGCTCCACCTGTTAAATCGTCCCTGGCGCGTGTGTGGGATGGTGCCCAATACCGGAGAACCTGGAGGAGGGCCCTTTTGGGTTAAAAGCCCCTGGGGGGATTCCCGACAGATTTTGGAAGTGGCACAATTAGGGGTTCATCAGAAGAAACTCTTGAAAAAATCCACGCATTTTAACCCGGTCGATATGGTCGTCGGGTTACGCGATGGGGAAGGTCATCCCTATTCTCTTGATCGGTTTGCCGATCTCTCCCAAGTGATTGTTGGCCGAAAACGCTTTGAAGGGCGTGAGATTCGGACTTTAGAACATCCGGGCCTGTGGAACGGTGGGATGGCCCATTGGAACACTGTTTTTGTGGAAATCCCCGCCGACCTTTTTCATCCGGTCAAAACAATCAACGATCTCCTTCGCCCCGGCCATTGTTCACGAAAAAAAAGTATGGGCACGCGATGAAAATCGCGGTCATGATGATCCACGGGGTGGGGCGACCTGACCCGACCTTCGCGGATGGAATGATAGCCGCCTTGACGAAGAATTTTCGTAAGGCCACGGCGGGGGCGGACGAGCTGGTGATCAAACCGGCCTATTGGGCACCGGTTCTTCAAAAAGCCGAGAACGAATTGTGGCGTCGGTTGGGGGCGGGGGGGCCCATGGATTTCGTTAAACTTCGACGCTTTATGATGGATTTTGCCGGGGACGCTATCGCGTATCAGCCGGCGCCCCGTGAACGGGCCATCTATGAAGGCGTTCATCAGGTTTTGGCCAAAACACTTAAAGATTTAAGTGTTTTGGCGGGTCCCACCGCTCCGCTGGTTGTGATTGCACACAGTTTGGGAACGGTCATCGCCTCCAACTTCCTCTACGATCTTCAATCTCAGGAGAAACGCCAGATCGTGCCCAAATCCGTTTTGAGAAACTCCGGAAAGTCACCTTTGGATCGGGGGGAAACCCTTTCCCTCCTCTTTACCCTGGGAAGCCCCCTCGCTCTCTGGAGTCTTCGGTATCAGGGTTTTGGAAAACCGATTCAAGTCCCGTCTCGGCATTTAGGGAAACATCATCCTCGGATCAAAGGCGGCTGGGTCAATATTTATGATCAGGACGATGTGATCGGGTATCCCCTTCGCACCATCAATGCCGCCTATCAACGTGCGGTCAAAGAAGATCGCCCGGTAAACGTGGGTGGGCTTTTGTCCTCCTGGAACCCCACGTCGCACACGGAATATTGGACGGATCACGATGTCCTGACTCCTCTCACCGAAGAGTTCATCGCGCTCTCAAAACAGTTTCAAAGATAACCCATGGCTTTTGATCAACCCCTTTCCTATCGATCCCTTCCCCCGGCCGTAAAGGGGCTGATCACCGCAACCGTTAGCCTTTTCGTTTTGCAATGGTTCTTTTCGGTGATACAAGGGCCGAATCTGGTGAGTTATTTCGGGTTGACTCCCGGCGAAGTGACGGGACGGTTCATGATTTGGCAAACGGTGACCTACATGTTTTTCCATGGGGGAGCCTTTCACCTTCTCTTCAACTGTTACATGTTGTGGGCGCTAGGGAAGGTCGTTGAGGTTCAGTGGGGAACACGGTCTTTCCTCTTTTATTATTTCCTCTGCGGCGTGGGCGCGGCGGTGGTCAATGTCTTAGTGGAACCCCATGCCATGACCCCCGTTATCGGGGCCTCTGGAGCGATTTACGGCCTTCTGGTGGCGTTTGCCATGATGTATCCCGACGCCGTGTTCCTTGTGATGTTTATCGTGCCGTTGAAAGCGAAACACGCGGTTGTTTTCTTCGCTCTCTTGGAATTGATGTTCAGCATGAACGCTAACGCCTCGAACATCGCGAACATTGCCCATTTGGGCGGAATGGCTACCGGGTTTATCTATCTAAAAAGCCGTGTTTGGCGGCTCGATTTTCGGTTTTGGAAAGGACGTTTCGGGGACTGGTCTCGACAACGAAAGACGTCCAAACCCAAGATCGAATTCCATGAGCTGGGCCAAGAAGTCGATCGTATTTTAGAGAAGATTTCTCTTAAAGGACGTTCCAGCCTTACCCGGGAGGAGCGAGAATTGTTGGAACGCTACTCGCGAATGAAGCGGTAGAGGATTTACAAAAGTGGGGAGAGGGCCCGACAAAATCCCTCTGTGAATTGGCGGGTGAACGATAGGTCGGAAAGTTCGTCGTGTTTTACGACCGTGGCGTGGTCGGTCATGCGGTCGAACACGTGAAGGAGATGTCCGGCGACTTCCCGATCATAGAGCAAGAGACTCAGTTCAAAGTTAATTAAAAAACTTCTTGTGTCCATGTTGGCTGATCCCACCAGGGCCAATTGTCCATCCACCGTTACCACTTTGGAATGCAAGAAACCTTCCCGAAGTTGATAAAGGTGAACCCCGCTTTGGAGAAACTCTTTAAACCAGCTTCGGCTGGCCAAATCCACGACGGGGTGGTCCGTTTTCTTCGGGAGAAGCAACTCCACCCGAACCCCTTTGCGCGCAGCGATTTTTAGCGCCAGGGCGACCGGAGGCGTCGGAATAAAGTAAGGGGTGGTGATGGTCACCCGTTCGCGGGCGGCGTGAATGGCTTCCAGAAAGATCATGCCCAGGGCGTTTTCCTGGCGGTCAGGCCCGGTGGGAAGAACTTGGACCAGGGTTGACCCTTTTTGGCTCGGAAGGGGAAAATAGTTTTCTCCGGACAGATGTTCACCGGTAACAAAATTCCAATCCTCCACAAAAACAGCTTGGAGTCCTTCCGCGGCGGGGCCCTCCAGACGAACGTCCGTTTCACGCCAATGCAAGCGCCGGGAACCCACTCGCCAGAAATGATGTCCAATGTTTTGGCTGCCCATAAACCCTGAACTTCCATCGATGACGGTGAGCTTCCGGTGGTTCCTGAAATTAAAGGACCAGGGGCGACGAAAGGTTCGGAACGGGGAAAAGACGGCGGTGTGAACTCCGGCTTCTTGAAGAGGTTTCAGGAAAGACCGTCCGATGCGAAAGGATCCTACCGCATCGATCAGCAGGCGGCATACTATTCCTCGTCGGGCCTGTTCGATCAAAAGGTCCCGGAAAAAGAGTCCGGTTTGGTCGGGTTCCACATTGTAATAACACATGTGAACGTGATGTTTGGCCTGCCGAATCGATTGGGCGAGGGCTGTATCGGTTTCGGTGGCGCGATCAAAGAGCGTCACCCGGTTGCCTCCGACGACAGGGTATTCCGTGAGTTTGGAGGCCAGGAGCGCCACGTTTTGAAGGGCGTGGGGAAGACTTTCCTTTAGATGGGAGGGGTCCTCCCGTTGAAAAAGGCGGTGGGAGGGCTTGGGCACGCGTCGCCGTCGAAGGCGGAAGCGTTGAAAACCAAAAAACGAGTAGAGAGTGACCCCGAGGAAGGGAATCAGGAAGAAGCCCAGAACCCAGGCGAGGGTAACGGCGGCATCGCGTTTTCTTGAAATAACGAAGAAAGAAAAAAGGAGCGCAAGGGTCATGTCCAGGAGCGTGAGGAGACCCCAACCGGAGAGGACAAAGTCGATCATAGGCAAGGCAAGGGATGAGTCCAAGAGTGGTTCAGGGGGGGCTGGCGCACGGGCGGCATATGAGAAATGATTCTATCAAAACAACGGGTGTGCTTCCGGATTTCAACGTTCTTTGCTAATGTAAATCTGTCCTCTGGGATGGATTCGGGCTCGAAGATTAGGAAGCGAGCTTGTTCAGCGTGGATTTAATTTAGACCTGTTTGATTGGGAGCGGTAATCAGGCAGGACATCGTTTTCGTGAAGGGAGATCCCTATGTCTCAAATGAAATTTCCGTATAAAACGCCTTTTGGAGAATTCGCGGAAGATGGCGCCAGTTACCTGATCCGCCGGCCCGACACCCCTCGGCCCTGGATCAATGTGATGTCCTCCGGGACTTACGGGGTGGCGATGAGTCAAGCTGGGTCGGGATACAGTTGGCTTCATCACGCTTCTTTAAATCGTATTACCCGATGGAATCAAGACTTGATCCAGGACAACGGCGGCCGTTTTTTATACATGAGAGACGAAGAAACCGGAAAGTTTTGGTCCGTGGCCTGGCAACCGGTGCGCGCGAAACCGGAATCCTATGAGGTGATTCATGGGGTGGGGTTCACCATCATCAACTCACGCAACGAGGGAATTCAGGCCCAGTGGCTGGTGTTTGTTCCCCATGACGAGCCCCTGGAGGTCTGGCGGCTTCGCATTAAAAACACCACAAAGCGACCTCGGAAATTAACGCTTTGGAGTTATTTGGAATGGAATTTGGGCGAGTCCCCGGACAGTCATCGGGAGTTCCACAAAACGTTCATTGAAACGTCGGCTCACGAGGGGAACACGATTTTGTTAGCGAAGAAACGGCTTTCGCCACTCCGGAATTCTAAAGGACAATTGTGGAACCGGAATTGGGATCACGTGGCCTGGCACGCGATCAGTTTACCGACGAAAAGTTTTTCGTGTGACAAACAGGCGTTCCTGGGGAATTATGGTTCAACGGATAATCCGGCGGCATTGAAAGCGGGGAAATATGTGGGGCCAACCACGCACAAATGGGACGATAGCATTGCCAGCTTCTGCGTTGAACTCCCTCTGAAAGCCGGGGAAGAGAAAAGTATTCTTTCAACGATTGGAGGCGCCGATTCCCAGAGTCAGGCTTTGGTCAAGGCGAAACGGTTTATGGACTTTTCCCAGGTGGACAGTGGGTGGGGTCGTACGGAATCTTTTTGGGACAGGTATTTGGCGGCTTTTCCCATAAAAACACCCGACCGTTCTTTCGATTTACTCACCAATACTTGGCTGAAATATCAAGCTCTGTCCTGTCGCCTTTGGGGCCGCACCGCTTATTATCAAACGGGCGGCGCCTATGGGTTCCGTGATCAACTCCAAGACAGCCAGGTTTTTCTTCCTTTGGATGCGGAAGGGACACGAAAACAGATCCATTTGCACGCGGCCCACCAGTTCACGGATGGCACCGTTTATCATTGGTGGCATCCGCTCTCTGAGGAAGGGCACCCTTCCGGTTATTCGGACGATCTCTTGTGGCTTCCGTTTGTCATGATGAATTATTTAAAAGAGACGGGTTACTGGGCGCTTCTTGCGGAAATGGCTCCTTTTGCGGCGCGTCCAGGCAGTAAGGCTCAAGAGACAGGAACCCTTCACGATCACGCGGTTCGTGCCATTGAAAAGTCGTTAACACGCCTTTCGTCTCGAGGACTTCCTCTGCTTGGGGAGGCCGATTGGAACGACGGACTCTCCGCCGCGGGGAGGGGCGGGAAAGGGGAAAGCGTGTGGATGGCCCATTTCCTCATTGGATTATTGCGGGACTGGGCAGATATGACGGAGCGGGCCGTGGCGGCCAGAGGACTCCCCTCGCGTGAGAAGGGAAGGGCGGTTCGTTACCGAAAGGCAGCCGACCGGTTGAAAATTGCCGTAAACCGTTTCGGTTGGGACGGGGAATGGTATTGGCGCGCGACAACGGATGATGGCACTGTTTTAGGGTCAAAGAAATCAAAGGAAGGAAAGATTTTTTTGAACGCCCAAACCTGGGCTGTGTTGAACGACGTGGTTCCCGCGGGTCCCCGGCGGAAAGTGTTATTGAAATCGATTGAGAAGAATCTTTATGGGCCCCATGGGCCGTTGTTGCTCACCCCTCCCTACACCACGCCGGACGAACGAGTGGGGTATCTCACGCGGTACTCCCCCACCACACGTGAGAACGGTGGGATTTACACCCACGCCGCTGTCTGGGCGCTCCAGATGGAATGTTCCCTCGGCCGGGCGAAAAAGGCCTGGGAACTCTATGAAAAACTTTCCCCGGTTTTGCGGAACGCGAAAGATCCTGAATTGTATCGCGCCGAGCCTTACGTGACCCCCGGAAATGTGGATGGCCCCGGCTCGCCCACTCCGGGGCGGGCGGGATGGACTTGGTATACGGGGTCCGCCGCTTGGCTCTACCGAATTTCAACAGAGTGGATTTTGGGTATCCGCCCCACCTGGGATGGTCTGATCATTCGGCCGTGTTTACCACCCCATTGGAAAGTTGCGGAAGCCACACGCCAATTCCGAGGTGGGGTTTACCAGATTAAATTTCAACGAGACCCGAAACTTCCTGCCGGTACCCACCGGGTCACGTTTAATAACCGGGATCTTTCGGGTGACCTGGTTCCCCCATCGCCCGGGATGCAAAACGAGGTGAACGTGCGCGTGGGGCCCGCGGGGAAGGAATGAGTTCACCCGAACTCATCATTCCGGACGCTCCTTCCGCTCGACAGCGGGCCTGGACCGTTTACGGAGAGGCCGTTCACGCGGCTCGGGAGATTTATCGCGTGTTGGAGCCAGAACAGAAACAAACCGCGGCCCTTTTCTGGCCGGAAAACATTGTTCGGAAGATGTTGTTGCATCTGCGTAACGACAATTCTGAATTGCTCGCCCTTACTCTTCGGTCCGTTCCGGATCATTTCTTGTTCGGTCATGTTCCCAATATCACCCTCCTTTCCCTTCGACTGGGTTTGGAGGTTGGGCTTGAAGAGGAGGACTCTGTGACGTTGGGGTTGGCGGCTTTTTTAAGTGAATTGGGTTTGGCTCCACTCCTTGAATTGGCGGCGAAACCGACTAAATTAACAGATGAAGAATTTCGTCTTTTACGCGGCCATGTGGAGGAGGGGAAAAAATTGCTGGACATGTTCCCACTTCCCGAGAGTGCCATGAAGGCCACGATCCGCGAGGTGATAGGCCAATGCCATGAACGTAGTGGTGGTAAGGGGTATCCGGGGGGGCTCAAAAAGGACGCTATTCACCTTTTCGCCCGAATTGTTGGACTCGCTGACACGTACGAAGCTATGACGCATCCCCGGCCTTGGCGTTCACCAACGTTGCCCCATGATGTGTTGCGCCAAATGATTGAGGAGAACAGGGACGAATTCGATTCGATGTTGGTTCGGTCCTTGGTGGAATGTTTAGGTTTTTACCCTCCCGGAAGTTTTGTTCGCCTTAATTCCGGTGAAATTGGGCGCGTCACCCGTCCTGAACCGGGATTGCCGTTGCGCCCCCAGGTTTGGATTTTTATGGACACGATGGGTCATCGGTTGGAACGCCCGCTGGCTTATTCTCTTGTCACGAGACCCACCCTTTTCGTTCAAGAGGCTGTGAACGAAACCACGATAAAAACCACCGACCCCCGCTTAGCCTTAGAACTTCGCGCGCAACGTTGGTGGCTCAAAGACGACTAAGCTTTGGTCGAAGTGTCTTCTCTCCTCATCTCCCACGTTTCTAAATCGTTTCCATCGGCCGGAGGGTCACGTCCTGTTCTGTGTGATGTTTCTTTTTCTGTTCCCGAAGGGGGGCTCACATGTCTTTTGGGCCCGAACGGGTCGGGGAAAACCACCCTATTGAAAACGATCGTGACCTTATTAATCCCGGAGACCGGTGTCGTCCGGGTGGGGGACATCGACGTTCATAAAAATACCGGAAAAGCGAAGCGGTTAATTGGGTTTGCCTCCACCGAAGATCAATCTTTTTATGGCCGCCTGTCGGCACGGATGAATCTTTGGTTTTATGGACAGATGTATGGTCTTTCCGAGCGTCTTTTTGCACAGCGATTAGACTATTTGGTGGATTTACTGGATCTGTCGGGTGGGTTGGAACAACCCTTTCGCGAGTTATCCAGTGGACAAAAACAACGGTTCCTCTTGGCTCGGGCGGACCTTCACGACCCTTCTGTGTTGATTTTGGATGAACCACACCAGAATCTGGATCCGCGATTTTCTACCCGATTGAGAAAGGTGATTCAGGAGGAATGGGTGCATCGGAAAAAGAAAACGGTTTTGGTCTCCACCCATCATTTGGAGGACGCCCAAAAGATTTCTGACCATTGGGTTGTTTTGGGGGATGGAAAAGTTCGGTTTTCGGGATCTCTGGCGGAAGCACGCTCCAATGCGTCCCATTTGGATTTGGAAAAATTCTTCAACTCTTTAACGGAAACCAGCCTTGCCCGCTAGGACTCTTTGGGCCTTTTTTCGGCGAGACGCCCTGATACACACGTCGTATAAAGTGGGTTTTTTTGTGGACTTGGGAGGAGTCTTTTTTACGGCGGCCACCTATTATTTCGTCTCGCGGGTGTTTGGTTCCGCGGCGTCACCGTTTCTGGAAAAATACGGGGGGGATTATTTTGCTTTTGTCTTAATTGGTGTGGCGTTTGCGGCTTATCAAAACGTGGGGTTGAACTCCTTTTCCCAGTCCCTCCGCCAAGAGCAGTTTCTGAACACGTTGG is a window encoding:
- a CDS encoding glycosyl transferase family 36, yielding MKFPYKTPFGEFAEDGASYLIRRPDTPRPWINVMSSGTYGVAMSQAGSGYSWLHHASLNRITRWNQDLIQDNGGRFLYMRDEETGKFWSVAWQPVRAKPESYEVIHGVGFTIINSRNEGIQAQWLVFVPHDEPLEVWRLRIKNTTKRPRKLTLWSYLEWNLGESPDSHREFHKTFIETSAHEGNTILLAKKRLSPLRNSKGQLWNRNWDHVAWHAISLPTKSFSCDKQAFLGNYGSTDNPAALKAGKYVGPTTHKWDDSIASFCVELPLKAGEEKSILSTIGGADSQSQALVKAKRFMDFSQVDSGWGRTESFWDRYLAAFPIKTPDRSFDLLTNTWLKYQALSCRLWGRTAYYQTGGAYGFRDQLQDSQVFLPLDAEGTRKQIHLHAAHQFTDGTVYHWWHPLSEEGHPSGYSDDLLWLPFVMMNYLKETGYWALLAEMAPFAARPGSKAQETGTLHDHAVRAIEKSLTRLSSRGLPLLGEADWNDGLSAAGRGGKGESVWMAHFLIGLLRDWADMTERAVAARGLPSREKGRAVRYRKAADRLKIAVNRFGWDGEWYWRATTDDGTVLGSKKSKEGKIFLNAQTWAVLNDVVPAGPRRKVLLKSIEKNLYGPHGPLLLTPPYTTPDERVGYLTRYSPTTRENGGIYTHAAVWALQMECSLGRAKKAWELYEKLSPVLRNAKDPELYRAEPYVTPGNVDGPGSPTPGRAGWTWYTGSAAWLYRISTEWILGIRPTWDGLIIRPCLPPHWKVAEATRQFRGGVYQIKFQRDPKLPAGTHRVTFNNRDLSGDLVPPSPGMQNEVNVRVGPAGKE
- a CDS encoding HD domain-containing protein is translated as MSSPELIIPDAPSARQRAWTVYGEAVHAAREIYRVLEPEQKQTAALFWPENIVRKMLLHLRNDNSELLALTLRSVPDHFLFGHVPNITLLSLRLGLEVGLEEEDSVTLGLAAFLSELGLAPLLELAAKPTKLTDEEFRLLRGHVEEGKKLLDMFPLPESAMKATIREVIGQCHERSGGKGYPGGLKKDAIHLFARIVGLADTYEAMTHPRPWRSPTLPHDVLRQMIEENRDEFDSMLVRSLVECLGFYPPGSFVRLNSGEIGRVTRPEPGLPLRPQVWIFMDTMGHRLERPLAYSLVTRPTLFVQEAVNETTIKTTDPRLALELRAQRWWLKDD
- a CDS encoding ABC transporter ATP-binding protein produces the protein MSSLLISHVSKSFPSAGGSRPVLCDVSFSVPEGGLTCLLGPNGSGKTTLLKTIVTLLIPETGVVRVGDIDVHKNTGKAKRLIGFASTEDQSFYGRLSARMNLWFYGQMYGLSERLFAQRLDYLVDLLDLSGGLEQPFRELSSGQKQRFLLARADLHDPSVLILDEPHQNLDPRFSTRLRKVIQEEWVHRKKKTVLVSTHHLEDAQKISDHWVVLGDGKVRFSGSLAEARSNASHLDLEKFFNSLTETSLAR